In the Nitrospirota bacterium genome, CTCTGGCCTGTGCGTGCATACTCCTACCAAGTCCGTCATGGGCTTACCGAGATTACTTTACGGCAGATCAGAAGGCACAACTTGCCAAAGTCCAGACGGTGCTCGTCGACGCAATAGCCCTTACCGAAAAGGGCACCGTCGATGCGGGACCGATCGTCGAGATTGCCTCGCGCCGTCTCGGAGAACTGGGCTATACCATGGTGCAGGATCGCACGAAGCCCCATGACGCGGTGTTTAAGGTGAAGTGTGAGCAGCGGAAGACGTGGGAAGGGACCACCGCTGCCGGTGGTGATGCAGATTTACCCGATGCGCCGTCGAGGCTCTGGAAAGGACCTGCCTGCCAGCTGACCTATCTGTTGGGAGACCTGAAGGTCAAATGGCAACGGGAGGTACGGACCGATTTTGACGATGCGGTCACAGCAGCCCAATCCGCGCAAGCCGGAGAAGCCGGCGCCTACGCCATACAGAAACTCACCGACGGATTAGAGAAATACGAGTTTCCCCTTCTATTGACGGCGGAATGGGGCCAACCGGATCGGCTGCTAAAACTCTTGGATTCTGCCGGGACCAACCAGGCACGCAAGGTCAAGATTATCTCGTTGCTCGGAGAAATGCAGGCTGACGAAGCCTTGCCCAGGCTGAAGCAGGCACTCCAAGACCGAGACTTGGCAAAACAGGCCTTGGCGGCGATGGGCAATCTCGGGAGGGAGAGCATTCCTCTGCTGGTCGAGATCATGAACACGTCAGCGGACCTTGAGGTGCAAGCCGCAGCGGCCAAGGGGTTGGGCCAACTGGGCGGGTTGCATGGAGATGCCTCCGTCGTGCTGCCGCTGTTGAGAAAGCTGAAGGATCCCAAGACAGACTGGCTCGTTCTTACGGAGGTCGCCTGGTCCTTGGGAAAGATTCCGGATAAGCGCTCGATCGAGCCCTTGTACGACCTTAATAGACAACTACAAGCCATGCGTGATCCGGAGAATATGCGGTTGCAGAAGCTGAAAGCCGCGGTCTATTGGTCGATCAAACAGTGCGACACCTGGGATCAATTCAGCTCGTTGACAATCTTCGGTTAGGTGCTTATCGTCCTCCGAGTCGGCTGATTGCCGGCTCGGAGACAACAGGATGAACACCGTTCCCCCCTCGACTCCTCCTCCTCTCAAATCTCCCGATGTGTTGGAGCGGATTACACTCCAGATGGCGTCGAGTCTCGACCTCCAAGTCGTACTGGCCACGATCACACAGGGGTTGGTGGAGGAGCTGGATGCGGCCTTCGCCCGCATCTGGCTTTTAGGTCCAGGCGATCTTTGCGCCGACTGTCACAAGGCTGCCGACTGTACGAATCGAAGTCGCTGCCTGCATCTTGAAGCGAGCGCCGGACTCTATACCAATCTCAACGGTGAATACCGTCGCATTCCACTGGGGGCGTTGAAGATCGGAAAGATCGCCCAAGGCACCGGATCGATCTATACGAACGACGTCCTCGGCGACGACCGACTCCCAAACAAACAGTGGATGCAAGACAACGGGCTCCACTCATTTGCTGGCCACCCGCTGAAGTTCCGACGGGAACTGCTCGGCGTCATCGCGATGTTCGGACGCCGGCCGCTGAGCGAAGAGGAGTTCGAACGATTGGCCGTCTATGCCAATGAGGCCGCAATTGCGATCAAAAACGCGCAGCTGTTTACGGAAGTTCAACAGCTCACAGATCGGCTGCAAGCCGAGAATCTCTACCTTCGCGAAGAAATCAAACTCGAGCATAACTTCGAAGAGATCATCGGCGAGAGCCAGAACATCAAGGCCGTGCTGCGATCGATCGAACAGGTCGCACCGACCGACTCAACCGTCCTCATCCGTGGAGATACCGGGACGGGCAAGGAACTGATCGCCAGGGCGATTCACCACATGAGCCCGCGCAGGGCACGCTCCCTTGTGAAGGTGAACTGCGGCGCGATCCCCGCGAACCTCCTCGAGAGCGAACTCTTCGGACATGAAAAAGGATCGTTTACCGGGGCATTACAGCGCCGCATTGGCAGATTTGAGTTGGCGGATGGTGGGACAATCTTCCTGGATGAAGTGGGAGAGCTCCCGCTCGATGCCCAGGTAAAACTTCTGCGCGTGTTGCAGGAACGGGAATTCGAACGAGTCGGCAGCGGTCATTCAACGAAAGTCGATGTGCGGGTGATCGCCGCGACTAATCGCGACCTGCATACAGCGGTGAAGGCCGGTTCTTTCCGGGCCGATCTCCTCTACCGGCTGAATGTGTTTCCGATCGAGGTGCCACCCCTGTCTGCCCGTGCAGCCGATATTCCATCCTTGGCCAGCCACTTCATCGCCAAGTTTTCAGCCAAACTTAACAAGCGATTCGACGGTGTGTCTCATGCGACCATGGACCGTTTGATGACCTATTCATGGCCCGGGAACATTCGAGAGCTGGAAAATGTCATCGAACGGGCAACGATTCTCGCAAACGGGCCGATACTGCAAATCGATGACGCATTTCTCCATGCAGCCCCTGCCCCATCACATCACAAGGGAACCATGGAAGAGGTCGAACGAGCGTATGTCCTCCATGTCCTACAGGAGGTGAACTGGGTCATTGAAGGAAAACAGGGCGCCGCCACTCGGCTGGGTCTCCATCCCAACACGCTACGTTCACGCATGCAAAAACTCGGAATCAAGAAGCCTCGTCTCGATTGACAGCATCGATCCCTGTCCTCTCCCCACACGAGATATCGTAGTTCCTCGAAATACCGTGGACCGATCTTCGGAACGTTCTGATTCTCCTCATCGGCGAAAAGTCCGACAAGTCACCATAGATCAATGAGTTGTCTTCACTCCACGGGCGCAGTGTCGTGTGGCATCGGCCTTGCGGTAGTGCAGGAGCGCGATGGCCATCGCAGTGAAGACATTCAAGAGTTCAATAACAGGAAGGACCTCCATGGCACTGAAACAGACCATTCAACTCGCCATGCTGATTCTCGTGGGATCAGTGGCTACAGCCCTTGCCAACGATGTGGCGATCAGCACCCCGGGTCTCAGCGGCTATGACCCAGTCGCCTACTTTACCGACGGGAAGGCGGTGCGAGGGAGCGGCTTTCACGTGACGGTACAGGATGGCGTAACCTATGCCTTCGCCACCGACGAACATAAAACACTCTTCATAAAGAGCCCGGAAAAGTATCTGCCGGTCTACGGGGGGTATTGCGCCTACGGTGTGGCCCTAGGCAAGAAATTTGTGGCTGATCCTGAGATGTGGAGGATCGTAGGAGGCAAGCTCTACCTGAATCTGGATAAAGGCATTCAACAAAAGTGGGAGAAGGACATTCCTGGCTACCTCGTGAAAGCGGAGAAGAACTGGCTCGGGATCAAAGACAAGAACGCGTCGGATCTCTAAAACCATGGGAGTAGGCGTCATAGCTGTCCATAATTTAGTACAGATCATTCCATGCAAGGAGAACTCATGAAAACTGCCATCATCATTCTGTCCGATCCGAAAAGTGGTTCTGAGGAAGCGCTTGGACGAGTCTTTAACGCGCTGGCCCTCGCGTCCGAATGTAAACAGAAGGGCGACGAAGTCGCCGTGGTATTCAATGGTGCCGGCACGCGCTGGCCGGCTGAGTTGAGCAAACTCTCGCATCCGGCCAATGGCCTCTACAACGTAGTCCGCGATGTCGTACAGGGCGCCTCATGCGGATGTGCGGAGGTCTTTGGGGCGACGGAAAGTGTCAAGGCTTGCGGAGTCCCGATTGTGAAGGACCATGCATTGGCCGGGACAGCAGGCCTCTTAAGTTTGCGGCGCTACCTGGCGGACGGCTGGCAGACGGTCGTGTTTTGAGTCAAGCCCCAGGAGACGGCTGTGAGGCCGTCTCCTGGATACGGTGTAACTGAAGACAACCAGGGAGAGACCATGGCAACGAAGTATCTCGATCTGATGTTCACGGATGCGGTGCGCCGTGCGCAGGCCCAATATTACGGGCAGGTAAGCAAGATTGCTGGCGCCCCCGACCGAGACCCGCTGGGCCAGGCAGAGGCGGAATTCATTGCCGCTCGGGACAGTTTCTACATGGGATCGATCAGTGAGAGCGGCTGGCCCTACGTTCAGCATCGAGGCGGACCTGCAGGATTTTTACGATTGTTCAACGAGACAACCCTGGTCTTTGCCGACTACAAAGGCAATCGGCAACTGCTGAGCACAGGCAACCTGTCGGTGAACGATCGGGTGGCGCTGTTTCTCATGGACTACAAGAACCGGGAGCGGTTGAAAATTCTTGGCCATGCCCGTGTCGAGGATGCCCTGGCGCATCCGGAACTGATCGAGCAGGTGACAGACCGTAACATGCGGTCAAGCGTGGAACGGCTGATCTTCATCGATGTGGTCTCGTTCGACTGGAACTGCCCGAAGTACATCACGCCACGCTACTCGACAGATGAGGTCCAGGAGGTGGCCGGTCCGTTGAGGAGGCGTATTGCCGAACTGGAGGCAGAGCTTCTTTCGAGGAAATCGTGATGGCATTCCGCCACGAGCGGAAACAGCGCGGGTAGGTTGTCCTATAACAGGAGGGACCGATGACTGAGTTTTCACGCAGACGGTTTTTACAACTTTCCGCAGCAACCGGCGGTGCTTTAGTGTTCGGGAACCTGATTGGACAAGTGATGGGACTCACGGGGAGGGCGAGTCTCGCCGCCACAGGCGATCCGGTCAAGATCGGCATACTCGATCCATTGTCGAGC is a window encoding:
- a CDS encoding HEAT repeat domain-containing protein — its product is MRACLLSSLACACILLPSPSWAYRDYFTADQKAQLAKVQTVLVDAIALTEKGTVDAGPIVEIASRRLGELGYTMVQDRTKPHDAVFKVKCEQRKTWEGTTAAGGDADLPDAPSRLWKGPACQLTYLLGDLKVKWQREVRTDFDDAVTAAQSAQAGEAGAYAIQKLTDGLEKYEFPLLLTAEWGQPDRLLKLLDSAGTNQARKVKIISLLGEMQADEALPRLKQALQDRDLAKQALAAMGNLGRESIPLLVEIMNTSADLEVQAAAAKGLGQLGGLHGDASVVLPLLRKLKDPKTDWLVLTEVAWSLGKIPDKRSIEPLYDLNRQLQAMRDPENMRLQKLKAAVYWSIKQCDTWDQFSSLTIFG
- a CDS encoding sigma 54-interacting transcriptional regulator encodes the protein MNTVPPSTPPPLKSPDVLERITLQMASSLDLQVVLATITQGLVEELDAAFARIWLLGPGDLCADCHKAADCTNRSRCLHLEASAGLYTNLNGEYRRIPLGALKIGKIAQGTGSIYTNDVLGDDRLPNKQWMQDNGLHSFAGHPLKFRRELLGVIAMFGRRPLSEEEFERLAVYANEAAIAIKNAQLFTEVQQLTDRLQAENLYLREEIKLEHNFEEIIGESQNIKAVLRSIEQVAPTDSTVLIRGDTGTGKELIARAIHHMSPRRARSLVKVNCGAIPANLLESELFGHEKGSFTGALQRRIGRFELADGGTIFLDEVGELPLDAQVKLLRVLQEREFERVGSGHSTKVDVRVIAATNRDLHTAVKAGSFRADLLYRLNVFPIEVPPLSARAADIPSLASHFIAKFSAKLNKRFDGVSHATMDRLMTYSWPGNIRELENVIERATILANGPILQIDDAFLHAAPAPSHHKGTMEEVERAYVLHVLQEVNWVIEGKQGAATRLGLHPNTLRSRMQKLGIKKPRLD
- a CDS encoding YHS domain-containing (seleno)protein, with translation MALKQTIQLAMLILVGSVATALANDVAISTPGLSGYDPVAYFTDGKAVRGSGFHVTVQDGVTYAFATDEHKTLFIKSPEKYLPVYGGYCAYGVALGKKFVADPEMWRIVGGKLYLNLDKGIQQKWEKDIPGYLVKAEKNWLGIKDKNASDL
- a CDS encoding DsrE family protein codes for the protein MKTAIIILSDPKSGSEEALGRVFNALALASECKQKGDEVAVVFNGAGTRWPAELSKLSHPANGLYNVVRDVVQGASCGCAEVFGATESVKACGVPIVKDHALAGTAGLLSLRRYLADGWQTVVF
- a CDS encoding pyridoxamine 5'-phosphate oxidase family protein, which encodes MATKYLDLMFTDAVRRAQAQYYGQVSKIAGAPDRDPLGQAEAEFIAARDSFYMGSISESGWPYVQHRGGPAGFLRLFNETTLVFADYKGNRQLLSTGNLSVNDRVALFLMDYKNRERLKILGHARVEDALAHPELIEQVTDRNMRSSVERLIFIDVVSFDWNCPKYITPRYSTDEVQEVAGPLRRRIAELEAELLSRKS